The window GCGATGACGCGTTTGTGGACTTCGTCCGCGCCGTCGACGATGCGGAACTGGCGGACGCTCTCGTAGAAATCGGCGAGCGGGAGGTCTTTGCCGATGCCGTTCCCGCCACACATCTGAATGGTCTGGTCGATGACGTTCTGGCAGGTGTTCGCGGCGAACACTTTCGTCATGGCGACGGGGATGCGGGCCTCGTTGCCCTGATTGATCTGGCGGGCGGCGTGCCGGACCATGGTGCGGGCGGCGTGGAGGTTGATTTCGGCGTCCGCGATTTCGAATCGGAGGGCTTGTTTCTCGCTGAGCGGCTCGCCGAAGGCTTCGCGTTCCGAGATGTAGGCTTTCGCGATGTCGAGCGCGCGCTGGGCCATCCCGGAGTACCGCATGCAGTGGGTGAGGCGGGCGGGGCCGAGGCGGGCTTGTGCGTGACTGAAGCCTTCGTTGCGCTCGCCGAGCAGCGCGTCCTCGGGGACGCGCACGTCGTCGTATTCGATTTCGGCGTGGCCGATGCCGGTGACGTTCCCGCCGGTGTGGGGGATGTCGCGAACGACGTTCACGCCGTCGGTGTCCGCATCGACGAGGAAGAGCGAGCAGCCGTTGTAGGGGTGGGCGTCGGGGTCGGTGACGGCCATGACGATGAGCACGTCGGCTTCGGTGCCCTGCGTCGTCCACCACTTGTGGCCGTTGATGACCCATTCGTCGCCGTCTTTTTCGGCGGTGGTCGCCATCATCTTCGGGTCGCTCCCGCCGCCCTGAATCGGTTCGGTCATCGAGAACGCGCTCCGGATTTCGCCCTGGACGAGTGGACGGAGGTACTCCTCCTTCTGGGCTTCCGTGCCGAATGTTTCGAGGGTGTGCATGTTGCCCTCGTCGGGGGCTTCGACTTTGATCGCGGGCGCGCCGAGGAGGCTGCGGCCGGCTTCCTCGAACACGGGGAGCATGTCGCGGTAGCTGAGGCCGTGACCCCCGTACTCCTCCGGAAGGTGGGGCGCGTACACGCCGTAGTCGCGCGCTTCCTCGCGGAGTGCGTCCAGTTGGTCGTCGCTGATGGGGTCACCGCCCAGCACGTCGCGCTCGACGGGGATGACGACCTCGTCGACGAACTCACGGGTCTTCTCGGCGAACTCGACCGCACGCTCGGAATCGTCGTACTCCATACGCTCTCTTGGTGAATACAATGTAAAAAGATTCGTCCTAGTTGGCATCGATCGGTAATTCCTATCCATACCTATTCGTACGAGGAGCTAGAACCCCCGGGTATGGCAGACGATACGAGCGAGGCCTACTTCGCTCGGCTCGTGGACGAGGACGCGTTGCGGGCGTTCCTCGAAGCGGAACTCGGGCCGACGGACGCCTACGATGTCGAGCGGCACGCGGAAGGACACTCGAACGAGACGCTGTTCGTCCAGTGGGGCGACGACGATCTCGTAATCCGGCGACCGCCGCCGGGCGAGACGGCGGACACCGCGCACGACGTGCTCCGAGAGTACCGCGTCATCGACGCCCTCCAAGACACGGACGTGCCGGTGCCGCCGACGGTCGCGGCGTGTGACGACCACGCCGTCATCGGGAGCGACTTCTACGTGATGGAGCGCGTGCCCGGCGACGTGCTGCGCGACGACGAGCCCGAGCGGTTCGCGAACCTCGACTCCCGGCAGCGAATCGGCGAGGAGCTCGCGGACACGCTCGCGGCCATCCACGGCGTGGACTACGAGGCGGTCGGGCTCGGCGAACTCGGGCGGCCCGCGGGCTACACGCGCCGACAGGTCGACCGCTGGGGAAAACAGCTCTCGTGGGCGTTCGAGGTCACCGCGGACGACCGCGAGGTTCCGAAGCTGAAGCGCGTCGGCGACTGGCTGGACGAGCACTGCCCCGAAGACCACCCGAAGACACTCGTCCACGGCGATTACAAGCTCGACAACGTCCTGTACGCGCCGGGTACGCCCCCCGAACTGACGGGCGTGTTCGACTGGGAGATGAGCACGCTCGGAGACCCGCGGGCCGACCTCGGGTGGATGCTCTCCTACTGGCGGGACGCGAAAGACCCCGAGCCCGCCGTCCCCGAACTGGAGGCGACGTTCATGCAGCGAGAGGGGTATCCGACCCGGGTCGAACTCGTGGCGCGCTGGGAGAACCAGACTGGCTTCGACTTCGAACACGAGCGGTTCTACCGCGCGCTCGCCGTCTACAAGCTCGCCGGACTCGGCGAGATGTTCTACCGGCGCTACCTCGAGGGGAACTCGGACGACCCGATGTATCCGCTGATGGAGGAACGCGTGCCCGCGCTCGCAGACCGCGCCGTCCGCATCATCGAGGGGGAGGAGCCGCTGTGACGTACTACGAGGACTTCGACGTGGGCGACGTTGAGGAGTTCGGGTCGTACACGGTGTCGAAGGAGGAAATCGTGGAGTTCGCGGAGCAGTTCGACCCGCAGCCGTTCCACGTGGACGAGGAGGCGGCGGCGGAGTCGCCCTTTGGCGGGCTCATCGCGTCCGGCTGGCACACGGCGTCGCTCTGGATGAAGCTCATGGTCGAACACCACTACGACGACGCGGCGA is drawn from Salarchaeum sp. JOR-1 and contains these coding sequences:
- a CDS encoding phosphotransferase family protein, producing the protein MADDTSEAYFARLVDEDALRAFLEAELGPTDAYDVERHAEGHSNETLFVQWGDDDLVIRRPPPGETADTAHDVLREYRVIDALQDTDVPVPPTVAACDDHAVIGSDFYVMERVPGDVLRDDEPERFANLDSRQRIGEELADTLAAIHGVDYEAVGLGELGRPAGYTRRQVDRWGKQLSWAFEVTADDREVPKLKRVGDWLDEHCPEDHPKTLVHGDYKLDNVLYAPGTPPELTGVFDWEMSTLGDPRADLGWMLSYWRDAKDPEPAVPELEATFMQREGYPTRVELVARWENQTGFDFEHERFYRALAVYKLAGLGEMFYRRYLEGNSDDPMYPLMEERVPALADRAVRIIEGEEPL
- a CDS encoding acyl-CoA dehydrogenase family protein; this encodes MEYDDSERAVEFAEKTREFVDEVVIPVERDVLGGDPISDDQLDALREEARDYGVYAPHLPEEYGGHGLSYRDMLPVFEEAGRSLLGAPAIKVEAPDEGNMHTLETFGTEAQKEEYLRPLVQGEIRSAFSMTEPIQGGGSDPKMMATTAEKDGDEWVINGHKWWTTQGTEADVLIVMAVTDPDAHPYNGCSLFLVDADTDGVNVVRDIPHTGGNVTGIGHAEIEYDDVRVPEDALLGERNEGFSHAQARLGPARLTHCMRYSGMAQRALDIAKAYISEREAFGEPLSEKQALRFEIADAEINLHAARTMVRHAARQINQGNEARIPVAMTKVFAANTCQNVIDQTIQMCGGNGIGKDLPLADFYESVRQFRIVDGADEVHKRVIARDALSDADQHEFELEALTRF
- a CDS encoding MaoC family dehydratase — encoded protein: MTYYEDFDVGDVEEFGSYTVSKEEIVEFAEQFDPQPFHVDEEAAAESPFGGLIASGWHTASLWMKLMVEHHYDDAASLGSPGVEEIQWTEPVRPGDTLSVRLEVAEKRPLESDPSRGLLTTDTAMFNQDDEVVMTMRGKAFYERRNPDA